Genomic segment of Paenibacillus polymyxa:
TGCCTGCTGCCAACGCTCCTACTTCTTTTAAACCAATTGACTTTGCACCGTATTCTGTTGCCAGACGCAGCGCTTCACTCGCAGGAACTGCCGTAGGGTCACCAGATACACCCTTGTGAATAAGTGCTGCCAGACGCATTTCCTCGAACATATCCAGGTTATTATTACTGGCAGGACCATCCGTTCCGAGAGAAACGGTAACCCCTGCACGCAGCAATTCAGGCACTCTTGCCACACCACTTGCCAGCTTCAAGTTGCTACCTGGGTTGTGCGAAACCGCTACACCACGTTCAGCCAGTAAAGCTATTTCTTCGTCATTCAAATGAACGCCATGGGCAACAAGCGAAGGACGGGAGAAAAAGCCAAGCTTATCCAAGTGTGCAACTGGACGCAAACCGTAGTCACGTACGTTTTGCTCCACTTCGGCGATCGTCTCAGACATGTGCGTATGCAGCGGCAAATCCAGATCATGCGCAGCTTGTACGAATTTTTCAATAAACGCAGGTGGACAGGTGTATGGCGCATGCGGTGACATCATCGTTGTAATACGCCCGTCTGCTTTACCATGCCAGTTACGCGCAAAAGTTACGGCCTCAGCCAGCTTGATTCGCTGTTCTTCCTCCGAACATAGTCCAATTGCTCCACGCATCAGACTTGCACGAATACCTGACTCTTCAGCCACACGAGCCACCTCATCCATATGATCGTACATGTCCAGGAAGGTCGTTGTTCCACCTTTCAGCATTTCCAGCACAGACAACGACGTACCCCAGTACACGTCCGTAGATGTAAACTTGGCTTCCATAGGCCACATTTTTTCCTGAAGCCATACTTGAAGTGCCAAGTCATCTCCATGCCCACGCAGCAGAGACATCGCCGCATGACCATGAGTATTAATCAGACCAGGTAAAAACAAAAGCCCCTTACCATCGATCGCTTCTGTCTCTTCCTCACCCGAAGGCAAAGTCTCGCCAATGTAAGTAATGCGGCTATCTTCCACAATCATAAAACCATGGATTACCCCAGCTTCTGGTCCATTTACGGCAAAAGAGCCGTTTTTAATCATCCATTTATTCACTGTCATATTGTGTTTCTTCCTTTCCGTCCTCCAAATAATAAGCGAGGCTAAGCAAATCAGTTGTAAAGTCTGTGGCATGAATCCGAATGTTGGCCGGTGCCTTGAGAGTAGTCGGTGCAAAGTTCAGGATCGCTCCAATTCCGCTCTCAATAAGCCTGTCAGCCACGTGCTGTGCTTCAAAATCAGGTACGGTAATAATCCCGATTCGAATGTTTTTTTCTCTCACAGTCGCTTCCAGTTCATCCATCGGTTGCACGACCAATGTATTGATCTTGGTCCCTACCTTATCCGGAAACGCATCAAATACCGCTACAATCTTCATATTGTCTTTTAAATAAGCGTTATAATTCGAAAGGGCTTGCCCCAGATTACCCGCTCCGACCAATACTACATTAATTTGCTGATCGATTTTCAGGATATGGCGTATTTTCTCAATTAGATAAGAAACATCATAACCGATACCCTTCCGACCAAAATCTCCAAAATAGGCGAGATCTTTACGGATTTGGGCCGGGTTCAAATCTAGCCTCTGTCCCAACTCTTGAGAAGAGACCGTAGCCACCTCCCGTTTGTGAAGTGCATTCAGATAACGTAAATATACGGGTAACCTCCGTACGACAGCCTCTGAAATTTTATCTGATTTCATACTTGCTCCCCCTAATTGTAACGAACATACTTAGTGTCCGTCCGTTATGCCTCGGTCTCCGGGGCGGATTGGAGCCATTCGGCGATGCGGGGCACCATTTGCTCCGATGGCATATGCTCCATTTTTGGTCCCGGTAACGAGTACAAAAAGTGCTTTCCGTAATAGGATTCGATCACACGCGTATCGTAAACGATAACGACCCCGTGGTCGCTCGCTGTACGAACCAACCGACCAAATCCCTGTTTGAAGCGAATGACCGCTTGTGGTACAGACAGCTTCATAAATGGATTCTTCTTCTGCTGCTGGAGCAGCTCGCTTTTTGCCTCCAGCAACGGGTGATTCGGCGGTTGAAACGGCAAGCGAACAATGGCCAGACAAGTCAGAGCTTTCCCCGGAATATCGACGCCTTCCCAGAAGCTGCTGGTTCCCAGCAATACAGAAGCTTTGGCTTCCTGAAAACGGCGGGTTAGCTTGCTGCGACTCCCACTGTCCACACCTTGTCCCAGCACAGTAATTTCGCTGGATGCTAAGGCCTCTTTCAGCGGCTCATACACTTGCCGGAGCATCCGATAGGAAGTAAACAGAACGAGCATTCTCCCCCGCGTCGCCTGAGCAGTCGCTCCTAGAGAGCTAACGAGCATATCTACAAAGTGTGCATCTCCTACACTGCCCTTCACGCTTGGGAAATCCCGTGGAATGACCAGCAACACCTGATCCCTGTAATTAAAGGGTGACGGGAGCTGCGAAGTCATCAGCCGCTCTTGATCTGCGGCCTCCTGCAAGCCGAGCTGATCGATCATGTACTGAAACGACTTATCTACCGATAAGGTAGCAGACGTCAGAATAATGCTTCTTTTTTTGTCAAAAAACATTTCTTTCAACTGGCGGCTCACATCGACGGGCACTGCATAAAATTGTAATGATTTACTGCGGAATTGCCCACTCGCTTCGAGCCAGTATACGGTTGTTTCATCATCGAGTCGCATAAAAAAGCGCAAATTTTCTCGAATCCCCGCCAGATCCTTGAGCAGACCCGTGATATCTGTAATAAGGCTATCCGCCGCATAATCGTCATGCTCTTCCTTGACGTCCAGCATCAGCTTGTCGCCCTTGCGCAAAATTTCACTCATCGTTACATATAGCTGATTTTCCAAAGCCCCCGCCTGATCCCACTTTGCAGGCTTGGCTGAAGGTTTGAGACGGGAAGAAAACTGTCCTGTTTCACCCGGTGTCGCATCGCTTCGCTCTGGCAACATGCCAAACAGCTTGTCGCTTAGCAGGTCCCAAGTTTCCTTAACCTCTAACACGAGCGGATACATCTGATCGATGGTTGAGGCCCAATCCGTCGACTTCTCGTGCCCCGATTTCGCCAACTGTTGACGAAGTGAAGGCAGTTGTCCATTCTTGCTGTCTTTGAACAGTCGCGTCAGTGTATGCACGAGTGTGAAATATTTCATATGCATACCTAGGTGCTTACCAGCTACTTCCTCCAGGTGATGGGCTTCATCAATCACCAGATGTTCATAGCTCGGCAACAACTGGTGACTAGCTTTGACGTCTGTAAACAACTTAGAGTGATTCGTAATAACAACATCCGCTATCCCTGCTTCATGGCGTGCACGATGATAATAGCATTTGCGGAACCATGGGCAAGAACGACCAAGACAGGACTCTGAATCACTCGCCACCGTTTCCCAGAAATCTCCACCACGGTTGCTCAGATTCAGTTCTTCATCATCACCGGTTTCTGTTAGCGTCAACCAGACGATCATCTGAGCAGCTGTAATTAAATCTTCCTTCGGTGTCGCGAAGTCTCTTCTGTTTATTTTATGTTCAAACTTACGCAGACACAAATAATGTCCCCGACCCTTGAAAATAGCAGCCCGGAACGGAAACGGAATCACCTTGGTCAGCATCGGAATGTCGCGCTCGCGTAATTGCTCCTGCAGGTTGATCGTATGTGTACTTACCATAACTCGCTGTCCTTTTTTCACACTGTGATACAGCGATGGGAGCAAATAGCCGAGGGACTTCCCTGTTCCTGTACCTGCTTCGATCAGTAGGTGCTTGTCTTCACTCAGTGCCTGATTTACACCCTCAATCATCTGTATCTGCGCCTCGCGCTCCTCATATTGGCTCAAGGATGAACGCAAATTGTCCCGCACATCATCCATGTACTCCTCAAAGGAAACACCTGACAGTGGATTCGGGTCATCTTCTCTACGCGGAGCAGCTAGCTCCGTCCAATCTTCCACTTTTAGCGCAAGCTGACGAAAAAACTGATGTCCCTCCAGATCCTGAATAGGATCAAGCTCTTTCTCTTCACGCACCCCATCAAGAAACCATCCAAGGTCACTGTCTTCCTCTGCAAACAAATCGCTAAGCCGCTGTATCGTTATCAAAGGTAATGCTTGAAGCTCACCCAGACACTTTAAAAACACCTCAGCCGTAGCCAACGCGTCGCTGTCTGCTTGGTGAGGGCGATCATGCGCCAGCCCAAACTCAGAAGACACAAAACCCAACTGATACGAAGATAGCGATGGAAACATAATTTTCAGAAAATCCATTGTATCCAAGATTCTTCCGCTAAACGGCAAATAACCGCACCGATCCAGAGCGTTTTGCAAAAAATTAAAATCAAACGCCACATTATGACCGACCAGTACAACATCGTCCAGCATAGGCACGAGCTCCATCATCATTTCTTCAAGTGCAGGAGCATCCTTGACGTCATCGTCTGTAATTCCGGTCAACCCGGTGATAAAAGGGGGAATAGATCTGCCAGGGTTTACATAAGAGCCGTAAACACGGGAAATGCTGTTATCATGATCTATAATTGCAAGTCCGACTTGAATGATGTCATCCGCGGACTGGGTGCCTGTCGTTTCAAAATCCAATACCGCAAATTTCATTCGGGCTAATCCTTTCTTATGACACTTACAAAAATAATAACTCTGTATATTAGCATAGCAGAAGATCGCCTGTTTGGAAATTAAGACAGCCAAAAAAGACGATGCACACGCCGCCTGAGAGGTGGGCATGCATCGTCTTGCTCGGTGTCTGACAACTACATCCAGGTCATCATGGAGCTGTCGTATCGAAGCTTTTCGGTACCGGACAGACAGGCTTCCATATTGTGCAGCGGCTCGGGTAACGCAGGATCGAACTGATGTGCGAGAGCAAAACATTTTTGCGCCTCCTCTACGTCAGCCTGCTTTGCCAACAGACAGCCTAGCGCATTATAGATGACCGCCTTCAGTCCTGCCTGCTCAGTCAGGTCCAGCACCTTCTGAAAATGGCATACAGCCTCTGCTGGATCATCTAGTTGAAAATAGGCCATTCCCATATACATGCGACTCTGCCAGCTGTTCGGAAAATGCTGTAGTACCTGCTCAAATTGTTGGATCGCCTCAGGGTACATGAGTAATCGATAATACCCTTGCCCCCGATTAAAAGCTGGCAGCTCTTTTTCAGGCAGCTCCGTGTCAGACATATCGGTCTCCGCGGAAAACCCGGCCGCACGCAGGCAAACCATTTTTTCCTCAAAGGCCAGCCACTCATCCATAATTCCGTCACTCATTCTCCGCAGCAGACTCCAGTGCTGTAGCAGCTCCTGCCTGCGGGAGCCCTGGGCTGATGGGTAATGCTTCACGATATCATCTAACATGCTGTTCATTTCTGCGAATACATGCTGGAACATGTGCATCCCGCCCTTATGAAAGATGGATTAATACACTCACATTTTTCGCTTAAAAGACGGGTTTCATCCGCACTCCCATTCATTACATGATCGTCGCGTGTACTTCTTTGTTCATCGTTTGGGCTGGTTTATTATGTTCATCAACAAATACCACTGTTGGTTTGTATGTTTTGGCCTCTTCATTCGACATGGAAGCATAGGAAATAATAATGACTGTATCACCAGGCTGCACCAAACGGGCTGCCGCACCATTGAGACAGATTACGCCGCTCCCACGCGGTCCGGGGATAACATAGGTTTCCAGTCGAGCTCCATTGTTATTGTTTACAATTTGAACCTTTTCATTCTCCAACAAATCCGATGTCTCCATGAGATCTTCATCTATAGTGATACTCCCCACATAGTTCAGGTTAGCTTCCGTAACCGTAGCGCGGTGAATTTTGGATTTCATCATGGTTCTAAACATGGGAAAGCACCTCCGCCTTCTGTATTCTTATATTGTCAATCAGTCTGGTATTGCCAAATTTCACAGCCAGCGCTACGATGACGTCTTCCTGAACATCACATAGCCGCTGCTCGGGAAGAAGGGGCTCCAGACCGGGAAAAGTTAATATTTCAATGTAATCAATGTCTGCTAAAGGAGAGGAAGTAATGGTGGACTCCACCATTTGATGTAGCTGACGAATCGTAATTGTGTTTGTTACTATATCTTCGCTCACTTCTTGCACCTTACGCAGTGACTGAGACAGCACCAACGCCTGCTCGCGCTGTTCTGCACTTAAATACACATTACGGGAGCTGAGGGCCAAACCATCCGCCTCTCTGACGATGGGACAAGGTACGATAATCACGTTCATATTGAGATCAGTCACCATCTGCTGGAGCACAGCAACCTGCTGCGCATCCTTCATTCCAAAGAAAGCCAAATCAGGACCTATCATGTTAAAAAGCTTGGCTACCACTGTAGTCACACCATCAAAATGGCCAGGACGGGAAGCACCGCACAAACGATCTGTCAAAGCGGATACACGAATTTTGGTTTGGGTTGGTTGTGGATACATTTCTGCTACAGTTGGTAAAAAAACAATATCCACACCTTCGCGCCGCGCTACCTCCAAATCATGAGCTTCATCGCGAGGATAGCTGTCTAGATCTTCATTCGGTCCAAATTGAATCGGATTTACGAAAATGCTAAGCACCACCGTATCCGCCATTTCACGCGCCTTGTGCATCAAGCTCGCATGCCCTTCATGCAGGTATCCCATTGTTGGTACAAAGCCGACTTTATGCTGTAAAGAGGTAGAACCGTGTACCTTTTTTGTTCCGCTTGTCCCAAGCTGCCGACGTTCAGCAATAATCTTACGCAGCTGAGCCACTTCCCTAACGATGATCATGATCGTGATTCCACCTTTTCCTTAGCTTGTTCCTGTGTCTGTCCTTTTGCCTTACCATACAGGGATTCCACAACGCGGTCATCCGCGCTGAACACATGCTCCGCGGCCGGAAATGCCCGCCCTTTTACATCACTCACATACTGCTCAATGCTGCTGCGGATCAAGCCGCCTACATCGGCATAGGTTTTAACAAAGCGTTTGCTGAAATAAGGCGATGCGTACTGAATCAGATCGTGATAAACGAGTACCTGACCGTCACATCCACGTCCAGCACCAATTCCAATGGTTGGAATGGAAAGCTCTTTAGAAATCGCTGTTGCCACTTCCTCAGTTACCAGTTCCAATACAACGCCAAAAGCACCCGCCTGCTCCAGCGCCTTGGCGTCCGCCATTAACCGGCGTGCGTCCGCTTCGTCCTTGCCTTGAATGCGATAGCCGCCAATTTGATTAACCGATTGCGGAGTAAGCCCGATATGTCCCAATACAGGCACACCTGCCTGAACAGTTGCTTTTACAACATCAGCAATTTCAGCTCCGCCCTCCAATTTAACAGCATGCACATGTCCTTCCTGCATCAGACGGCGGATGCCCTGAAGACTTTCTGAAACGCTGCTGTGATATGTCATAAAAGGCATGTCCGCTACGATAAATGTATGTTCCGCGCCTCTTGCGACTGCCCGGGAATGGTACACGATATCATCCAAGGTTACAGGGATGGTTGAATCGTAACCAAGAACTACGTTACCCAGCGAGTCACCCACGAGAATCATGTCAATTCCCGCCTCCTCAGCTATTTTAGCCGATGGATAATCATAGGCGGTCAGCATACTGAGCGGAATACCCTCTTGCTTCATTTTTTTCATTTTCACAATATTCAGTGCTTGTTTTCCTGCCATTGTAAATGGCTCCCTTCCATCTTTTTTTGGCACAAAAAATAACCTTTTATGAACGCCTGTACATCTGCGTCATCAAAAGGTCCGAACAGCCAAAAAAGACACTCATTTTGAGATCGTCCCTTCTGTCTCGGTCCTGTTCGGCTCAGAGCAGAATCCAACGTAACCTTCAAATGAAGTTATGATGGTCTTACAAACTTGCTAAAGTAGAGCATGTGCCCCTGGAGTGCAGCTCGGACCGTCCGATGCCGCCTCCTGCACAGTATAACAAAAAACATCTGCTTTTTCACGTGAAGTTTTGCACAGGGAATAGAACGATTTCGGTCGTTTTCATAGCTAGGGCTGCTTCTACAATTGTATATCCCCTGAAATGACCTGAATTCGCTCTCCCTGATCCGTTTCTACTACGAGTGCCCCGGAAGGGTCCAAGCCAACAGCTGTACCTTCTACAGTTATCCCTTGTCCGGTATGTGCCCGTATGCTACGGTTCATAGTCACGGACAAAGCCTCCCACAGCATGGCTATAGGCTGAAACCCCTGCTCGGCATACAACTTACTTAGCTGTTCCATCTCTTCCAGCACTGAGGCGATCAGCACAGTACGGTCAATTTCACGCCCTGCTTCTATTTTCAAGGACGTTCCCACCTGCGATAACTCTTCCGGGTAATCTTCTTTATTTAAATTCACATCAATGCCAATCCCTGCAATACAGTATCGAACCCGTTGATCCTCTGTTGCAGATTCCAGCAGAATACCGGATACTTTGCGACCATGAATCAGCACGTCGTTTGGCCATTTGATACCAGCCTCCACACCCGTCAGCCGACGAATGGCCCTACACACTGCTACACCTGTAAGTAGCGTTAGCTGGGGGGTAAAAGCCAAGGGCTGGGTAGGACGCAACACAATGCTCATCCAGACTCCTTTGCCACGAGGGGAATACCACTTCCGTCCCAAACGTCCCCGACCTGCCGTTTGTTCCTCTGCAAGCACTACTGTCCCCTCTGGCGCGCCCTCTTCTGCTAAACGCATGGCATCTTGCTGAGTGGAAACCGTCGAATCCAGTACAACGATACGCTGGCCAAACGATTGAGTATTTAACATATTGGCCAATTTGGAGACTTCCAGCCGATCCGGTCGGGATATCAACCGATAGCCCCGACGCGAGGAGGCATCAATGTTGTAGCCCAACTCACGCAGTTTGTTGATCTGCTTCCATACTGCTGTTCGGCTAACCGAGAGGCGTCGGCTGATTTCCTCCCCTGATACGTAATCGGATGTACCTTCCTCCAGTATGCCTAACAATCTTTCATGATTATTCACTACTCATCACCCGTTTCGCTTCCTGAAGCAATGTTTCTGTTTCATTCGGAATATCTCCGCAGGCAACAGCTTGTAAAAGCTGTTCCATCATCTGACCCAGCCAAGGTCCGCCTGGTCGATTTATCGCCTGAACCAGTTCATTTCCTGTAATATTTAAATCTTTGATACGAACGACTACAGCCTGCTTTGTCCACGAGCTTGCCAGTTCGG
This window contains:
- a CDS encoding amidohydrolase; protein product: MTVNKWMIKNGSFAVNGPEAGVIHGFMIVEDSRITYIGETLPSGEEETEAIDGKGLLFLPGLINTHGHAAMSLLRGHGDDLALQVWLQEKMWPMEAKFTSTDVYWGTSLSVLEMLKGGTTTFLDMYDHMDEVARVAEESGIRASLMRGAIGLCSEEEQRIKLAEAVTFARNWHGKADGRITTMMSPHAPYTCPPAFIEKFVQAAHDLDLPLHTHMSETIAEVEQNVRDYGLRPVAHLDKLGFFSRPSLVAHGVHLNDEEIALLAERGVAVSHNPGSNLKLASGVARVPELLRAGVTVSLGTDGPASNNNLDMFEEMRLAALIHKGVSGDPTAVPASEALRLATEYGAKSIGLKEVGALAAGNKADFIALDLNQAHFLPRTDLISHAVYSASAKDVVHVWVDGRQVVKNGECLTMDEERIKHEAQAAFEGLLSR
- a CDS encoding redox-sensing transcriptional repressor Rex, encoding MKSDKISEAVVRRLPVYLRYLNALHKREVATVSSQELGQRLDLNPAQIRKDLAYFGDFGRKGIGYDVSYLIEKIRHILKIDQQINVVLVGAGNLGQALSNYNAYLKDNMKIVAVFDAFPDKVGTKINTLVVQPMDELEATVREKNIRIGIITVPDFEAQHVADRLIESGIGAILNFAPTTLKAPANIRIHATDFTTDLLSLAYYLEDGKEETQYDSE
- the dinG gene encoding ATP-dependent DNA helicase DinG; translated protein: MKFAVLDFETTGTQSADDIIQVGLAIIDHDNSISRVYGSYVNPGRSIPPFITGLTGITDDDVKDAPALEEMMMELVPMLDDVVLVGHNVAFDFNFLQNALDRCGYLPFSGRILDTMDFLKIMFPSLSSYQLGFVSSEFGLAHDRPHQADSDALATAEVFLKCLGELQALPLITIQRLSDLFAEEDSDLGWFLDGVREEKELDPIQDLEGHQFFRQLALKVEDWTELAAPRREDDPNPLSGVSFEEYMDDVRDNLRSSLSQYEEREAQIQMIEGVNQALSEDKHLLIEAGTGTGKSLGYLLPSLYHSVKKGQRVMVSTHTINLQEQLRERDIPMLTKVIPFPFRAAIFKGRGHYLCLRKFEHKINRRDFATPKEDLITAAQMIVWLTLTETGDDEELNLSNRGGDFWETVASDSESCLGRSCPWFRKCYYHRARHEAGIADVVITNHSKLFTDVKASHQLLPSYEHLVIDEAHHLEEVAGKHLGMHMKYFTLVHTLTRLFKDSKNGQLPSLRQQLAKSGHEKSTDWASTIDQMYPLVLEVKETWDLLSDKLFGMLPERSDATPGETGQFSSRLKPSAKPAKWDQAGALENQLYVTMSEILRKGDKLMLDVKEEHDDYAADSLITDITGLLKDLAGIRENLRFFMRLDDETTVYWLEASGQFRSKSLQFYAVPVDVSRQLKEMFFDKKRSIILTSATLSVDKSFQYMIDQLGLQEAADQERLMTSQLPSPFNYRDQVLLVIPRDFPSVKGSVGDAHFVDMLVSSLGATAQATRGRMLVLFTSYRMLRQVYEPLKEALASSEITVLGQGVDSGSRSKLTRRFQEAKASVLLGTSSFWEGVDIPGKALTCLAIVRLPFQPPNHPLLEAKSELLQQQKKNPFMKLSVPQAVIRFKQGFGRLVRTASDHGVVIVYDTRVIESYYGKHFLYSLPGPKMEHMPSEQMVPRIAEWLQSAPETEA
- a CDS encoding tetratricopeptide repeat protein encodes the protein MFQHVFAEMNSMLDDIVKHYPSAQGSRRQELLQHWSLLRRMSDGIMDEWLAFEEKMVCLRAAGFSAETDMSDTELPEKELPAFNRGQGYYRLLMYPEAIQQFEQVLQHFPNSWQSRMYMGMAYFQLDDPAEAVCHFQKVLDLTEQAGLKAVIYNALGCLLAKQADVEEAQKCFALAHQFDPALPEPLHNMEACLSGTEKLRYDSSMMTWM
- the panD gene encoding aspartate 1-decarboxylase, yielding MFRTMMKSKIHRATVTEANLNYVGSITIDEDLMETSDLLENEKVQIVNNNNGARLETYVIPGPRGSGVICLNGAAARLVQPGDTVIIISYASMSNEEAKTYKPTVVFVDEHNKPAQTMNKEVHATIM
- the panC gene encoding pantoate--beta-alanine ligase, with amino-acid sequence MIIVREVAQLRKIIAERRQLGTSGTKKVHGSTSLQHKVGFVPTMGYLHEGHASLMHKAREMADTVVLSIFVNPIQFGPNEDLDSYPRDEAHDLEVARREGVDIVFLPTVAEMYPQPTQTKIRVSALTDRLCGASRPGHFDGVTTVVAKLFNMIGPDLAFFGMKDAQQVAVLQQMVTDLNMNVIIVPCPIVREADGLALSSRNVYLSAEQREQALVLSQSLRKVQEVSEDIVTNTITIRQLHQMVESTITSSPLADIDYIEILTFPGLEPLLPEQRLCDVQEDVIVALAVKFGNTRLIDNIRIQKAEVLSHV
- the panB gene encoding 3-methyl-2-oxobutanoate hydroxymethyltransferase, which gives rise to MAGKQALNIVKMKKMKQEGIPLSMLTAYDYPSAKIAEEAGIDMILVGDSLGNVVLGYDSTIPVTLDDIVYHSRAVARGAEHTFIVADMPFMTYHSSVSESLQGIRRLMQEGHVHAVKLEGGAEIADVVKATVQAGVPVLGHIGLTPQSVNQIGGYRIQGKDEADARRLMADAKALEQAGAFGVVLELVTEEVATAISKELSIPTIGIGAGRGCDGQVLVYHDLIQYASPYFSKRFVKTYADVGGLIRSSIEQYVSDVKGRAFPAAEHVFSADDRVVESLYGKAKGQTQEQAKEKVESRS
- a CDS encoding biotin--[acetyl-CoA-carboxylase] ligase, yielding MNNHERLLGILEEGTSDYVSGEEISRRLSVSRTAVWKQINKLRELGYNIDASSRRGYRLISRPDRLEVSKLANMLNTQSFGQRIVVLDSTVSTQQDAMRLAEEGAPEGTVVLAEEQTAGRGRLGRKWYSPRGKGVWMSIVLRPTQPLAFTPQLTLLTGVAVCRAIRRLTGVEAGIKWPNDVLIHGRKVSGILLESATEDQRVRYCIAGIGIDVNLNKEDYPEELSQVGTSLKIEAGREIDRTVLIASVLEEMEQLSKLYAEQGFQPIAMLWEALSVTMNRSIRAHTGQGITVEGTAVGLDPSGALVVETDQGERIQVISGDIQL